A DNA window from Carassius auratus strain Wakin linkage group LG48F, ASM336829v1, whole genome shotgun sequence contains the following coding sequences:
- the LOC113068655 gene encoding nuclear receptor coactivator 6-like isoform X1: protein MAHQLSLDAQSPRAVPLTDHDSGVEDGDDGSRSPTTTSTIFVAFKGNMNDEDFQEKLDTILHGMPDMLLLGTQRLEPERVEPWNSVRVTFNIPREAAERLRLLAQNNQQQLRDLGILSVQIEGEGAINVAVGQGRSQEVRVNGPLGAPVQMRMDVGFPMQQGQAGMRMNNPSVSMMPPGANMAAQGMVPNSGGPMQPRAPRPPSQTDTMDPMISGLALQQQQQQQQQLQHPQVGHGPLGNLGPQGHHMQAMQANRQLNPAALQQLQQQQHQQQQQQQVQMAQLGGARGPFNPSNQMPIPPGWNQLPSGVLQPPPVQGPMGPGWRKAPPQPQMGQRQPSLTSVQTPNHPPPPYPFGSQQAGQVFNTMAQHQLQQQQTGSNQFATPQPKGPQGAPGVVVSRAPPPLPLSSAPQGSLAAKSPGSSSSPFQQGSPGTPPMMGQGQLGPRPTTPQGFPQGVGSPGRAVMGQQGNIQPGFMSIPQHGQVPQGGMGGMPKRMPMGFPNAPVNQNFGQGQVTTTGAGSTPQLQNSQSMTNSGVQSSALAPNHMQSNPLQGAGMTHHSGMPAQPPGTTSGGSMGQPQQGLQTQMMGVQQSQHQTQVVASTPSQMVQNQTGGQTVLSRPVNTGQRGMTPPKQMMPPQGQGIMQNQNQLGGGQGHQALLLQQQQQQQQNAMMEHIVASQIQGNKQAFGPKGQPGVMQGQIMRGPSPSIQGNMPQFQSQMGQQQMTPQQHQQQQMAHLQQQQLQQQQLQQQQLQQQQLQLQHQQPQQLQMQQQQQQLQQPHQQMVQQQSQQIPINGNPNQALGMHGPQMRLPGSHHLVQQQLQQKQQQQQQQQVILQQQQAGQQHQHQLGDSNGNADINQQMVPDLQNQQQQQGMLGSSQHLQVGNGNFPGHGMSFNPQFAGQMQMGGPCGQAGGFPVNKDVTLTSPLLVNLLQSDISASQFGPGGKQGTGAGAANQVKPKKKKPPRKKKPKVEEGQQPIDNLCGLDSLPHGMEEVEMQGLGSDQGSGIDSNSKLPEFTNRQGLPGQAGDQRVLQQMPMQFMPPQQQQQMQQMQQQQQLQQQQQQQQMQQMQQQQQLQQQQQQQQMQQQHQQIQQQQMQQQQLQMQSMQGPQGPQGPQGQAGTSQGPHHVQTQIHSQQSMQMQQQHQPPPQHLQQQLQSQPQQQQQQQTQQQQQQAQQQQQQHQQQQQQQQQMIMMLKMQQEAKNRMPLQQGGHMPKGLVNTNDPSQRMPVSQPGNMPVMIDLQGHGGVPPSPDKARGMPLMVNPTLTGPARRTPHSEVGQPTPPEETPGNHSVQDRVPLEMGQQSGNGNQTLIPNQGSNTHLMKSVPLSVPHQPGASPQQTAMTGSHNIHFSSSPATSQSSRPKTPNRASPRPYHHPLTPTNRPPSTEPSEINLSPERLNASIAGLFPPKINIPLPPRQPNLNRGFDQQGLNPTTLKAIGQAPPNLANLPVNNNTSGNNNGPQSYPSGGGMVSSGGKHDKQSGIGQAKRGSPSNSRRSSPASNRKAATPSPGRQKGAKTSLTSHPQQMRVSPQNVMVSPNSVLPTTSASLSSAGPGESQQSLNSQQTIPVSADTVRDGQVVTTQPEQHQAGQLREQTAFKMASPRVSSQEPRRQEPNNLVEQRAEDKQQPRTTPQHDLGSAVSPAFRDAPTSLNQLLDNTGTPSLSMKPQNNPQVGVELVQKESPQAPPAQENHPNPVVSQSTNIGTSLSSREIDQKPKSASVSSPNTVASSSANLQTVSAVSSVSSNQTVLLSLTSVPNSSVSSNHNLIPISNASQTVLQRPISSAQTSQNQITVFVTSNPISSATNTASVVPPAVVSKVLAVPNKNIRPPDVRQQNPTQMRPQFITGPVYSIFQATTVPSSTNVMSQPVTIVSANIQLTPTPVSTTSPPSAPPSTSMLTSSPAVSIAATQQSRTVIGQLQVQVPASQASPVNVVLSPQQPSPGGPKQEGVSNASGPKSSPVGQTALHSGKSSPFQQLLASPPACSSPGATAVSRRSPLSPTTMLAKSSPVQTVVTKSTTPSISSSSADDQKERNPVTHIGKALDVAPTQASCAVTSETVSALQPTAPVTIPAAQIASPQSSALPPKVSSPEPAPTHSPVPTTTPSSKMPPPASTPGMVHLSSPVATSSPSTSLPADSVSAPTAAPGPPTTTSGSSTATLAQLSGEQQPSSLADTSVPDSAETKEAIIDAPSISVHPEAPQEDQASCAQAGQGVNTAAEQGWAKKRKTPVILAPRDTRATTEKAKGPSRRSSRTDKEPEEEASDNGQRKRAARPGSASSNTGKESNTGASPTQAKRRKSK, encoded by the exons ATGGCGCATCAGCTGTCCCTGGATGCACAATCCCCTCGAGCCGTCCCGCTCACAGATCACGACTCCGGAGTGGAAGATGGAGACGATGGCTCCCGCAGCCCTACCACAACCTCCACCATCTTTGTTGCCTTCAAAGGGAACATGAATGATGAGGACTTTCAGGAGAAGCTGGATACCATCTTACACGGGATGCCTGATATGCTGTTACTAG GTACTCAGAGGCTCGAACCCGAGCGCGTGGAGCCGTGGAACAGCGTACGTGTCACTTTCAACATCCCCCGAGAGGCAGCCGAGCGACTGCGCCTCCTGGCTCAAAACAACCAGCAGCAGCTGCGGGATCTGGGCATCCTCTCTGTGCAGATTGAAG GTGAAGGAGCCATTAACGTTGCTGTTGGACAGGGCCGCAGCCAAGAAGTAAGGGTAAATGGACCTCTTGGGGCACCTGTTCAGATGAGAATGGATGTTGGATTCCCCATGCAGCAGGGCCAGG CTGGAATGCGTATGAATAATCCTTCGGTGTCCATGATGCCTCCTGGGGCTAATATGGCAGCACAGGGAATGGTACCGAATAGTGGTGGACCAATGCAGCCAAGAGCACCAAGGCCACCTTCACAGACAG acacaaTGGATCCCATGATTTCAGGGTTGGCCttacagcaacagcagcagcaacaacaacaactccaACATCCTCAAGTGGGACATGGTCCACTCGGCAACTTAGGAccacagggacatcacatgcaagCCATGCAAGCAAATCGGCAGCTAAATCCAGCAGCCCTACAGCAACTtcagcaacaacaacatcaacaacaacaacaacagcaggtTCAGATGGCACAACTAGGTGGTGCACGGGGTCCTTTCAACCCCTCCAACCAGATGCCTATACCTCCTGGCTGGAACCAGTTGCCCTCTGGTGTTCTCCAACCACCACCTGTCCAGGGTCCTATGGGACCAGGTTGGAGGAAAGCCCCACCACAACCACAAATGGGACAGCGTCAACCCTCTTTGACATCGGTTCAGACGCCCAATCATCCACCGCCACCATATCCATTTGGAAGCCAGCAGGCTGGACAGGTTTTCAATACAATGGCACAGCATCAGTTGCAACAGCAGCAGACAGGGTCAAACCAGTTTGCAACCCCTCAGCCCAAAGGCCCTCAGGGAGCACCAGGTGTAGTTGTTTCAAGAGCGCCTCCTCCTTTGCCTCTCTCATCTGCCCCACAAGGAAGCCTTGCAGCTAAGTCCCCTGGTTCGTCATCATCACCTTTTCAACAGGGTTCACCTGGAACACCTCCAATGATGGGACAGGGGCAACTTGGTCCGCGTCCCACAACCCCTCAGGGTTTCCCACAAGGTGTTGGATCTCCAGGAAGAGCCGTGATGGGCCAGCAAGGAAACATTCAGCCTGGCTTTATGAGTATTCCACAACATGGACAGGTTCCCCAAGGTGGAATGGGAG GTATGCCTAAACGAATGCCAATGGGTTTCCCAAATGCTCCTGTTAATCAGAATTTTGGACAAGGACAGGTTACTACCACTGGAGCAGGTAGTACACCCCAACTACAAAATAGTCAGAGCATGACGAACTCTG GTGTCCAGTCATCAGCCTTAGCGCCAAACCACATGCAGTCAAATCCCCTTCAAGGTGCTGGAATGACCCACCACAGTGGCATGCCAGCCCAACCCCCAGGCACCACATCAGGTGGTAGTATGGGGCAACCTCAGCAAGGTCTTCAGACTCAAATGATGGGTGTACAACAATCACAGCATCAAACACAGGTTGTAGCTTCTACCCCAAGTCAAATGGTGCAAAACCAAACAGGGGGCCAGACTGTTTTATCCAGGCCAGTGAATACCGGGCAGCGAGGAATGACCCCTCCTAAGCAAATGATGCCACCACAAGGTCAAGGGATCATGCAGAACCAAAACCAGCTTGGTGGAGGACAGGGACATCAGGCATTATtgcttcagcagcagcagcagcaacagcaaaaTGCTATGATGGAACACATTGTAGCTAGTCAGATACAGGGTAACAAGCAGGCCTTCGGCCCAAAAGGTCAACCTGGAGTAATGCAAGGCCAGATAATGAGAGGTCCTTCACCTAGTATTCAGGGTAATATGCCGCAGTTTCAATCTCAGATGGGTCAGCAACAGATGACTCCGcaacagcatcagcaacaacaaatggctcatttacaacaacaacagttACAGCAACAGCAACTACAACAACAGCAGTTACAACAGCAGCAACTACAACTGCAACACCAGCAGCCACAACAGTTACAAAtgcaacagcagcaacaacagctgcAGCAACCCCATCAGCAAATGGTACAACAACAGTCTCAACAAATTCCAATAAATGGTAACCCCAACCAAGCATTAGGGATGCATGGGCCTCAAATGCGTCTTCCAGGAAGTCATCATTTAGTACAACAACAGCttcagcaaaaacaacaacaacaacaacaacaacaggtgaTTCTGCAGCAGCAACAGGCTGGTCAGCAACATCAACATCAGTTAGGAGATAGTAATGGAAATGCTGATATCAACCAGCAGATGGTTCCAGACCTGCAGAATCAGCAGCAACAGCAGGGTATGTTGGGGAGTTCTCAACATTTACAGGTTGGCAATGGTAATTTTCCTGGCCATGGTATGTCCTTTAACCCTCAGTTTGCTGGTCAAATGCAAATGGGAGGCCCATGTGGCCAAGCAGGTGGATTTCCAGTGAACAAGGATGTGACACTAACCAGTCCCTTATTAGTAAATCTTCTCCAAAGTGATATTTCTGCCAGTCAGTTTGGTCCTGGTGGGAAGCAAGGAACAGGTGCAGGTGCTGCTAACCAGGTCAAGCCTAAAAAGAAGAAACCTCCTCGTAAGAAGAAGCCAAAAGTAGAGGAAGGACAACAGCCTATTGACAATCTGTG TGGTCTTGATTCACTGCCTCATGGAATGGAAGAAGTAGAGATGCAAGGGCTGGGTAGTGATCAAGGGTCTGGAATTGACTCTAACTCTAAACTTCCTGAATTCACAAATCGACAAG GTCTGCCTGGACAGGCCGGAGATCAAAGGGTATTACAGCAGATGCCTATGCAGTTTATGCCCCCACAACAGCAGCAACAGATGCAACAAatgcagcaacagcagcagttacaacaacagcagcagcagcaacagatgCAACAAATGCAACAACAGCAGCAAttacagcaacagcagcagcagcaacagatgCAGCAACAGCATCAACAGATCCAGCAGCAGCAAATGCAACAGCAACAACTGCAAATGCAGAGTATGCAGGGTCCTCAAGGTCCTCAAGGTCCTCAAGGTCAAGCTGGAACATCACAAGGACCCCATCATGTCCAGACACAGATTCATTCACAGCAGTCAATGCAGatgcaacaacaacatcaaccACCACCACAGCACCTCCAACAACAACTGCAGTCACAgccacaacaacagcaacaacaacagacacaacagcaacaacaacaggcacaacaacagcaacaacaacatcagcagcagcagcaacaacaacaacaaatgataatgatgcttaaaatgcaACAAGAAGCTAAGAATCGAATGCCACTACAGCAAGGTGGACACATGCCAAAGGGTTTAGTCAATACTAACGATCCTTCTCAGAGAATGCCTGTATCACAGCCAGGCAACATGCCTGTAATGATCGATCTTCAAGGCCATGGAGGTGTTCCACCCTCTCCTGATAAAGCCAGAGGAATGCCACTCATGGTTAATCCAACTCTCACTGGACCAGCAAGAAGAACACCCCATTCAGAGGTTGGACAACCAACACCACCAGAGGAAACCCCTGGAAATCATAGCGTGCAGGACCGGGTACCCCTAGAAATGGGTCAGCAATCAGGAAATGGAAATCAAACACTGATTCCTAATCAAGGTTCAAATACTCATTTAATGAAATCTGTGCCTTTATCAGTGCCCCACCAGCCAGGAGCAAGTCCCCAACAGACAGCAATGACTGGCTCACATAATATTCACTTTTCAAGCTCTCCTGCAACTTCCCAGAGTTCCCGCCCCAAAACCCCTAACCGAGCCAGTCCCCGACCATATCACCACCCTTTAACTCCAACCAACCGTCCACCTAGTACTGAACCCTCTGAAATAAATCTGTCCCCTGAGAGACTGAATGCTTCTATTGCTGGCCTTTTCCCTCCAAAAATTAACATTCCTCTGCCACCGCGGCAGCCGAACCTTAATCGAGGCTTTGATCAGCAAGGTCTTAACCCAACTACACTTAAAGCAATTGGCCAGGCTCCGCCCAACTTAGCAAATCTTCCTGTCAACAATAATACTAGTGGCAACAATAATGGCCCACAGTCTTATCCATCAGGTGGTGGCATGGTAAGCTCCGGAGGAAAACACGACAAACAGAGCGGTATTGGGCAAGCTAAAAGAGGTAGTCCCAGTAATAGCCGAAGATCCAGCCCTGCCTCAAATAGAAAAGCTGCCACCCCAAGCCCAGGAAGACAGAAGGGTGCCAAAACATCACTGACATCACATCCACAGCAAATGAGGGTTAGTCCACAGAACGTGATGGTTAGTCCCAACTCAGTGCTCCCAACTACCTCTGCATCTTTGTCATCAGCAGGTCCTGGAGAATCACAGCAGAGTTTAAATTCTCAGCAAACCATACCTGTTAGTGCCGATACAGTTAGAGATGGCCAGGTAGTGACTACACAACCAGAGCAGCACCAGGCAGGTCAGTTAAGAGAGCAGACTGCTTTTAAAATGGCAAGCCCTCGGGTTTCGTCTCAGGAACCCAGACGACAAGAGCCTAACAATTTGGTTGAACAGCGTGCTGAAGATAAGCAACAGCCTCGGACAACACCACAACATGACCTTGGCTCTGCTGTATCACCAGCATTTAGAGATGCTCCAACATCTCTGAATCAGCTATTGGACAATACAGGCACCCCATCTTTGTCAATGAAACCTCAAAATAATCCTCAAGTGGGTGTAGAACTTGTACAAAAAGAGAGTCCTCAGGCTCCACCAGCTCAGGAGAACCATCCTAATCCTGTTGTCTCACAGAGCACAAATATTGGTACCTCTTTGTCTTCAAGGGAAATTGATCAGAAACCTAAATCTGCTTCAGTATCAAGTCCAAATACTGTAGCCAGTAGCAGTGCAAACCTGCAGACTGTCAGTGCTGTATCAAGTGTTAGCTCAAACCAAACTGTGCTCTTAAGCCTTACTTCAGTTCCCAATTCTTCAGTAAGTTCAAATCACAATCTTATACCAATCTCAAATGCATCTCAAACGGTCTTGCAAAGGCCCATCTCATCAGCACAAACTTCACAAAATCAGATCACAGTCTTTGTAACCTCTAATCCCATTAGCTCTGCTACCAACACGGCTTCTGTCGTTCCTCCTGCTGTTGTTTCTAAGGTACTAGCAGTacccaataaaaatataagaccTCCTGATGTCCGTCAACAAAATCCTACCCAAATGCGTCCACAGTTCATCACAGGACCTGTGTATTCAATATTTCAAGCTACAACTGTTCCATCAAGTACTAACGTCATGTCTCAGCCTGTCACCATAGTCTCTGCAAATATCCAACTTACTCCTACCCCGGTGTCAACTACATCACCACCCTCTGCACCACCATCAACATCTATGCTGACAAGCTCACCTGCTGTCAGCATAGCTGCTACTCAGCAGAGCCGCACTGTCATTGGGCAGCTTCAGGTTCAAGTACCTGCAAGTCAGGCTTCCCCTGTAAACGTAGTACTGTCACCGCAACAGCCAAGCCCTGGAGGTCCCAAACAGGAGGGTGTCTCTAATGCTAGTGGCCCAAAATCTAGTCCTGTTGGGCAGACGGCCTTACATTCTGGCAAGTCCTCACCCTTTCAGCAGCTACTGGCTTCTCCACCTGCTTGCTCTAGCCCAGGGGCTACGGCTGTTTCACGCAGAAGTCCCCTGTCTCCAACAACCATGTTAGCCAAAAGCAGTCCAGTCCAGACTGTTGTAACCAAAAGTACCACGCCCAGCATATCTTCGAGCAGTGCTGATGATCAAAAAGAGCGAAACCCTGTCACTCATATTGGAAAGGCTCTGGATGTTGCCCCAACTCAAGCTTCTTGTGCAGTTACATCTGAAACGGTATCGGCACTCCAGCCCACTGCTCCAGTGACTATTCCAGCTGCTCAAATAGCGTCTCCGCAATCATCTGCACTTCCACCAAAAGTGTCTTCTCCTGAACCTGCACCCACTCATTCCCCAGTCCCTACAACTACACCATCGTCTAAAATGCCGCCCCCAGCCTCTACCCCTGGGATGGTTCACCTGTCTAGCCCTGTTGCTACTTCTTCACCATCCACTAGTTTGCCTGCAGATTCTGTCTCTGCACCCACTGCTGCTCCAGGACCTCCCACTACAACTTCCGGCTCCTCCACTgcaacacttgcacaactctctGGGGAACAGCAGCCTTCTTCTTTGGCAGACACTAGTGTACCTGACTCAGCTGAAACAAAAGAAGCAATTATTGATGCTCCTAGCATCTCAG ttCATCCTGAAGCTCCACAAGAAGACCAAGCTTCATGTGCCCAAGCTg GACAAGGGGTTAACACTGCAGCAGAACAAGG ATGGGCAAAGAAAAGAAAGACGCCCGTCATCTTAGCCCCAAG GGATACAAGGGCCACCACTGAGAAAGCCAAAGGTCCTAGTCGACGAAGCTCACGAACAGACAAGGAACCTGAGGAGGAAGCATCCGACAATGGCCAGAGAAAAAGAGCTGCTAGGCCAGGCTCAGCGTCCTCCAACACAGGAAAAG AATCAAACACTGGAGCCAGTCCCACGCAGGCAAAACGAAGGAAGTCAAAGTAA